A window of the Coprobacter fastidiosus genome harbors these coding sequences:
- a CDS encoding DUF4145 domain-containing protein, whose product MMTLEEFIIRIDNFLSLKSSEQIPYFGYYILKYQNKESFTAKEIEKCFAETHITPYSNISAYLSKEKKAKHMLSHKNGGYILTRTVENQISNTIGEVKVNEPSGNLFPLELFNNTRTYLQKTAKQAILCYDYQIYDACLVMIRRLIETLIIELYERFEIKEQIQDTKGNYLFCSDLIDRLLSEKKLWTIGRNSAKALPDIKTKGDLSAHNRRFNAIKTDIDTIKVGLRVVLEELVHLINYEQWNASKKK is encoded by the coding sequence CCGTATTTTGGATATTATATTTTGAAATACCAAAATAAAGAATCTTTTACAGCCAAAGAGATCGAAAAATGTTTTGCAGAAACTCACATTACACCTTATAGCAACATTTCGGCATATCTCTCGAAAGAAAAGAAAGCTAAACATATGTTATCTCATAAAAACGGAGGATATATTCTAACTAGAACCGTTGAAAATCAAATATCTAATACCATAGGAGAAGTAAAGGTGAATGAACCATCTGGGAATTTATTTCCCCTTGAGTTATTTAATAACACACGCACATATTTGCAGAAAACAGCTAAGCAAGCTATATTATGTTACGATTATCAAATATATGACGCTTGTTTGGTTATGATTAGACGATTGATAGAGACTTTGATAATAGAATTGTATGAACGATTTGAGATAAAAGAGCAAATACAAGATACAAAAGGGAACTATTTGTTTTGTTCTGACTTAATAGACAGGTTATTATCTGAGAAAAAGTTATGGACAATCGGTCGCAATTCAGCTAAAGCTCTCCCTGATATTAAAACAAAAGGCGATTTAAGTGCACATAATAGACGATTTAATGCAATTAAAACTGATATCGATACTATTAAGGTTGGTTTGAGAGTAGTTTTAGAAGAACTTGTCCATCTAATAAACTATGAACAGTGGAATGCTAGCAAAAAAAAGTAA
- a CDS encoding ATP-binding protein, producing MLTESQNIEFKESWRDEYQKWICGFANAQGGILYVGVKDNGEVCGVHDAKKLMENIPNKVRDMMGILLDVNLKEKDGRAYLEIVTEAYPYPVSFRGKYYQRSGATNQELKGAALDRFMLRKQGKTWDGVPVPYLKAEDLDNATFDLFRKYAKRSGRMEEADLMDDNHGLLEKLRLYEGSYLKRAAALLFHPDPEKYVTGAFVKVGFFREGMDLVYQDEVHGNLFQQIVKLMDLLCTKYMKAVITYEGIHRIETLPIPREALREALLNACINKDYAEPSPIQIRVYENKLEIINGGVLPEGWTVETLLSSHRSMPYNPDIANTFFRAGEIEAWGRGIERIIMACKNDGFSTPEFRYDASGIWTTFKFEYPERATTQYDPETTQKNDPETTRDRPETDQQKQENVILELIKENPYIQRKELVSRLGIHESSVKRRLASLQKKGIIRHVGPNKGGYWEVQKGF from the coding sequence ATGCTAACCGAATCTCAAAACATAGAATTCAAAGAGTCTTGGCGCGACGAATACCAGAAATGGATTTGTGGTTTTGCCAATGCACAAGGCGGTATCCTTTATGTGGGCGTAAAGGATAATGGCGAGGTGTGCGGTGTGCATGATGCCAAGAAACTGATGGAAAACATTCCGAACAAGGTGCGCGACATGATGGGTATCTTGTTGGATGTCAATCTGAAAGAGAAAGACGGGAGGGCTTATCTGGAGATTGTGACGGAGGCTTATCCTTATCCCGTCAGTTTCCGTGGCAAGTATTATCAACGGAGCGGTGCGACCAATCAGGAACTGAAAGGGGCGGCACTCGACCGCTTTATGCTTCGTAAACAAGGAAAGACATGGGACGGTGTGCCTGTACCTTATCTGAAAGCGGAGGACTTGGACAACGCCACGTTTGATTTGTTCCGCAAGTATGCCAAACGGAGCGGACGCATGGAGGAAGCGGACTTAATGGACGATAATCATGGACTGTTGGAGAAGCTCCGACTTTATGAAGGCAGTTACTTGAAACGTGCTGCTGCCTTACTATTCCATCCCGACCCGGAAAAGTATGTGACCGGAGCGTTTGTAAAGGTCGGCTTCTTCCGTGAAGGTATGGATTTGGTGTATCAAGACGAAGTGCATGGCAATCTGTTCCAGCAAATTGTGAAGTTAATGGACTTGCTGTGTACTAAATACATGAAAGCCGTCATTACTTACGAAGGCATCCATCGGATAGAGACATTGCCTATACCTCGTGAGGCGCTGCGTGAGGCGTTATTGAATGCTTGCATCAACAAAGACTATGCAGAACCTTCTCCCATTCAAATCCGTGTGTATGAAAACAAGTTGGAGATAATAAACGGTGGAGTATTGCCCGAAGGTTGGACTGTGGAAACCTTATTGTCCTCACATCGGAGTATGCCTTACAACCCTGATATTGCCAATACGTTCTTCCGTGCAGGTGAGATTGAGGCGTGGGGGCGCGGCATCGAGCGTATTATTATGGCTTGTAAGAATGACGGATTCTCCACGCCGGAATTCCGTTATGATGCTTCGGGTATCTGGACAACGTTCAAGTTTGAATACCCGGAAAGGGCTACGACCCAATACGACCCAGAAACGACCCAAAAGAACGACCCAGAAACGACCAGAGACCGACCAGAAACCGACCAGCAAAAGCAAGAAAACGTCATTCTTGAACTAATTAAAGAGAATCCTTATATACAAAGAAAAGAATTAGTAAGTCGCTTAGGCATACATGAAAGTAGCGTAAAACGTCGGTTGGCTTCACTCCAAAAAAAGGGGATAATCAGACATGTCGGTCCGAATAAAGGCGGTTATTGGGAAGTCCAAAAAGGATTTTGA